In the genome of Sulfurimonas sp., the window CAATAGATACTGGAACGGCTAAAATAGGTATAAGTGTAGCGCGCCAGTTTTGTAAAAATAAAAAGATAATTAGTATAACCAGAATGATCGCTTCAACAAATGTTTTGATAACTTCATTTATAGATACTTGAACGAAATCCGTAATATCATAAGGGATCTTATAAGATAGATCTTCTGGGAAGTCTTTGCTAGCTTCAGCCATAGTCTTACGAATCTCCTCAGCAGTCTCTATAGCGTTCGCATCACTTTGTAAAAATATACCCATAGGAATAGCCGGAGAATTGTTTAGCTTAGTTTTCATGCTATAACTTTTTGAACCAAGCTCAACTGTAGCTACATCTTTTAGTTTTAGTGCACTTCCGTCTTCGTTAGACTTTATAATAATATTTGCAAACTCATCGGCAGAACTAAAACGCTCAGGTGTCTCAAGAGTATATGTAAACATCTCTGAATTTGCTATCGGTTCAGCAGATAGTTTACCAGCGGAATATTGCTCATTTTGCTCACGAATAGCTAAAACCAAATCATTTACACTTAATGAGTATTTTTTTAGTTTTAGTGGATCAATCCATACACGTATAGAATAATCTTTTGCACCAAATATTCTAACATCACCAACACCTTTTACACGTTTTAGATCATCCACTATATTCATAAGTGCATAGTTTGATATATATGTAATATCTCGTGTTTGGTTAGGTGAGTTAAGTATAACAACCTGAAGCATGTCAGGGCTTCTTTCAGCTACCGTAACACCTTGACGTTTTACTTGTTCTGGCAGTTTTGTAAGAGCTGCTTGAACACGGTTGTTTACATCAATTTTTGCATCATCAGGATCGGTTCCTGTTTCAAAAAATATACTAATCCCAAGAGTCCCGTTATCAGCAGATAGCGAGTTCATATAAAGCATGTTTTTTGCACCGTTGATCTGCTCTTCTAGCGGTGCTGCAACAGTTTTTGAAATTGTCTCGGCACTTGCACCCGGATAAACAGTAGATACAGTGATCTGTGGAGGTGAAACCCTAGGATATTCTGATACTGGAAGTGAGAACATAGAAATCAGTCCAGCCAAAACTATAATGATCGACATTACAGCTGAAAAAACTGGCCTTTTTATAAAAAATGCAGAGAACATATTATTCTCCACCTATAATAGATACTTTAGAGTTTGGTCTAACTTTTGCAATGTTACTTGTAATGATCTGATCACCGCTTTGAACACCTGATTTAATAATAGCCATCCCGTTGTTAACATCTATAACATTAACGGGTTTCATAGTAGCTACACCATCTTTTATAATGTATACAAGATTTGCATCAGGTGTTTTTATAAGTGTATGTTGAGGGATTTTTGCAACATTGTTATAACTAAATCCGCTTAGTAAAACCTCTACAAAAGAACCGATTACTAGGTCTCTTTCTTTGTTTTGCAGTTTTGCTCTAACTAAAAGTGTATCTGTTTGAGCATCTAGTTTTGGAGCTATGTAGTCAACTTTTCCACTATGTATTTTATTTGCAACTTTTATAGATATATCAGAACCTGTTTTTATCTGAGATATATATTTGGCTATGTCACTACTAGGGATTGAAAATTCAGCATATACAGAATCAAGCGCAGTTATAGTAGTTAAAGTTGAATTTTTAGATTCTATGTAGTTTCCTTCATCACTTTGACTTATACCTACAATACCGCTGATTGGAGCTTTTATAGTTGTATAATCATATTGAATCTGAGCATTTTTAAGTTCAGCTTCTGTTCTTTTTAACTCAGCTTGTGCATTTTCATAAGCGTATAAAGCATTGTCAAAATCTTGCTCACTTACTGCAGAGTTTTTAAATAGATAAGATGCTCTTTCATAATCTTTTGAAGCTTTTTTGTAGTTTGCTTTTGCTTTTAGGTTAGCTGCTTTTGCAGTATCTAGAGTAGCTTTGTACTCATCTTTTTCTATCTCATAAAGCAAGTCGCCTTTTTTTACGTAAGAACCCTCTGTAAAGTTCTCTTTTACAAGAAGTCCGTTAACACGTGCTACTACGTCAACTTCTTGGAAAGGTTTTATTATTGCAGAGTAATTTTTTTCAAAATTTACATTCTCAAGTTTAGCAGTATGTGCTTTTACTGGAATAGGCGGCATCTGTCTTTGTTGTGCTGCAGATGATGACTTCTTATCGTCACTACATCCTAAAAATAATATTGCAATTGCTGCTAAT includes:
- a CDS encoding efflux RND transporter periplasmic adaptor subunit; translation: MKKLTISLAAIAILFLGCSDDKKSSSAAQQRQMPPIPVKAHTAKLENVNFEKNYSAIIKPFQEVDVVARVNGLLVKENFTEGSYVKKGDLLYEIEKDEYKATLDTAKAANLKAKANYKKASKDYERASYLFKNSAVSEQDFDNALYAYENAQAELKRTEAELKNAQIQYDYTTIKAPISGIVGISQSDEGNYIESKNSTLTTITALDSVYAEFSIPSSDIAKYISQIKTGSDISIKVANKIHSGKVDYIAPKLDAQTDTLLVRAKLQNKERDLVIGSFVEVLLSGFSYNNVAKIPQHTLIKTPDANLVYIIKDGVATMKPVNVIDVNNGMAIIKSGVQSGDQIITSNIAKVRPNSKVSIIGGE